One Apteryx mantelli isolate bAptMan1 chromosome 22, bAptMan1.hap1, whole genome shotgun sequence genomic region harbors:
- the PIMREG gene encoding protein PIMREG isoform X2, producing MVSVLQNVKTTMGWRKHQLLADFNENESPVPDKFKRRASLSSLNTIRMSLRKRIPLKQVELNFHETPTWESLEGKDKYQTLQSITRTAKNALGTVSQKIQKSCQNPVHSLAAFPAESIARRSCAASSSKKRSTPPQTPCHKKSVTPAASSKGTPRSSKRALLGPTRVTEQREWRRFSCWLGKDAVPLRRSRRAAALKSPYSSPSANRKIEFDCELELVSSGICRLKRLSQAVDEAVVQEESDMTVSLIRN from the exons ATGGTATCTGTGCTCCAAAATGTCAAGACAACAATGGGCTGGCGGAAACACCAGCTCCTAGCTGACTTCAATGAGAATGAGAGCCCTGTGCCCGACAAattcaagagaagggcttctttgAGTTCTCTCAATACCATACGCATGTCTCTAAGGAAGCGAATACCTTTAAAGCAAGTAGAGCTGAATTTCCATGAGACTCCAACTTGGGAAAGTCTGGAAGGAAAAGACAAGTACCAAACTCTCCAGAGTATTACAAGAACAGCAAAAAACGCTTTGGGAACAGTGTCCCAG AAAATACAGAAGTCTTGCCAAAACCCAGTACACTCACTAGCAGCCTTTCCAGCTGAATCCATTGCCAGGAGAAGCTGTGCAGCCAGTTCTTCCAAGAAGAGAAGCACTCCACCTCAAACCCCTTGCCATAAGAAAAGTGTTACTCCAGCAGCCAGTTCCAAAGGCACCCCGAGATCCAGCAAGAGAGCCTTGCTTGGGCCAACAAGGGTGACGGAGCAGAGAGAATGGAGGCGTTTCTCATGCTGGCTTGGTAAAGATGCTGTCCCACTCCGGAGATCAAGGAGAGCAGCGGCACTAAAGAGTCCTTATTCATCACCTTCTGCCAACAGAAAGAT AGAGTTTGACTGCGAGTTGGAACTGGTCTCCTCAGGGATCTGCCGACTGAAGCGTCTCTCCCAGGCAGTTGATGAGGCTGTTGTGCAAGAAGAGAG TGATATGACAGTTTCTCTCATTCGTAACTGA
- the PIMREG gene encoding protein PIMREG isoform X3, whose protein sequence is MVSVLQNVKTTMGWRKHQLLADFNENESPVPDKFKRRASLSSLNTIRMSLRKRIPLKQVELNFHETPTWESLEGKDKYQTLQSITRTAKNALGTVSQKIQKSCQNPVHSLAAFPAESIARRSCAASSSKKRSTPPQTPCHKKSVTPAASSKGTPRSSKRALLGPTRVTEQREWRRFSCWLGKDAVPLRRSRRAAALKSPYSSPSANRKIEFDCELELVSSGICRLKRLSQAVDEAVVQEER, encoded by the exons ATGGTATCTGTGCTCCAAAATGTCAAGACAACAATGGGCTGGCGGAAACACCAGCTCCTAGCTGACTTCAATGAGAATGAGAGCCCTGTGCCCGACAAattcaagagaagggcttctttgAGTTCTCTCAATACCATACGCATGTCTCTAAGGAAGCGAATACCTTTAAAGCAAGTAGAGCTGAATTTCCATGAGACTCCAACTTGGGAAAGTCTGGAAGGAAAAGACAAGTACCAAACTCTCCAGAGTATTACAAGAACAGCAAAAAACGCTTTGGGAACAGTGTCCCAG AAAATACAGAAGTCTTGCCAAAACCCAGTACACTCACTAGCAGCCTTTCCAGCTGAATCCATTGCCAGGAGAAGCTGTGCAGCCAGTTCTTCCAAGAAGAGAAGCACTCCACCTCAAACCCCTTGCCATAAGAAAAGTGTTACTCCAGCAGCCAGTTCCAAAGGCACCCCGAGATCCAGCAAGAGAGCCTTGCTTGGGCCAACAAGGGTGACGGAGCAGAGAGAATGGAGGCGTTTCTCATGCTGGCTTGGTAAAGATGCTGTCCCACTCCGGAGATCAAGGAGAGCAGCGGCACTAAAGAGTCCTTATTCATCACCTTCTGCCAACAGAAAGAT AGAGTTTGACTGCGAGTTGGAACTGGTCTCCTCAGGGATCTGCCGACTGAAGCGTCTCTCCCAGGCAGTTGATGAGGCTGTTGTGCAAGAAGAGAG
- the FBXO39 gene encoding F-box only protein 39 isoform X1, whose product MEDDSDPEQSCWAGLPDVCLRHVFHWLDDRDRSRAALVCKKWSRAMYSGSLWRTRTITFNGRPSRAHTFEFETALWYVKKFGKYLEHLEIKLLNPYNAVLTRKFQVTMRGLLSHLGKCNSRLVSLSIQHLELDRVVWRSMVRAQFIKNLGTFLKRMSKHLDYLNLKGARVTLEEGCELLNSLSYLRNKSLISEVNIEDFFSLHLPIYSSTLFHQAVSKFHNLVILTFNYNCISDELLDILCKHSAHSLCTLNIKCHIHDPHGQVVWGMSWANLAKRAPRLNVNFFFERVMKHDHLARILLVEIPVRSISLRSCYFSDPDWTMRPTLINLLPAYRHILQKLTLEVNNDHELLDDELLQLILSCKRLFFLKVWAFLSVTFMEKLLQNRAEKKCILTTIKVRIYTARQETSEEDRLLRDIYKKFKYLIDSELNYFVITYPMV is encoded by the exons ATGGAAGATGACAGTGACcctgagcagagctgctgggctgGTTTACCTGATGTCTGTCTGAGGCATGTCTTCCATTGGCTAGATGACAGGGACAGATCTCGGGCTGCCTTGGTCTGTAAAAAATGGAGTCGGGCCATGTACTCAGGATCCCTCTGGAGAACCAGAACCATCACATTCAATGGCCGACCATCAAGGGCACACACATTTGAATTTGAAACTGCCCTGTGGTATGTCAAGAAATTTGGCAAGTATTTGGAGCACCTTGAAATCAAGTTATTGAATCCTTACAATGCCGTCTTGACCCGAAAATTTCAAGTCACTATGAGAGGTCTTCTCTCACACTTGGGTAAATGTAACAGCCGCCTGGTATCTCTAAGCATCCAGCACCTGGAGTTAGACCGCGTGGTCTGGAGAAGCATGGTAAGGGCTCAGTTTATCAAGAACTTAGGAACCTTCCTGAAAAGAATGAGCAAACATCTTGATTATCTCAACTTAAAAGGAGCAAGAGTAACCTTGGAAGAAGGCTGCGAGCTTCTGAATTCTCTGAGCTACTTGAGAAACAAGAGCCTTATATCTGAAGTCAATATTGAAGATTTCTTTAGTCTCCACCTTCCCATCTACAGCAGTACATTGTTCCACCAAGCTGTGTCCAAGTTTCACAACCTGGTCATCCTGACTTTCAATTACAACTGCATCTCTGATGAACTGCTGGACATCCTGTGTAAGCACAGCGCTCATTCCCTCTGCACCCTGAATATCAAATGCCATATCCATGACCCTCATGGGCAAGTGGTCTGGGGGATGTCATGGGCAAACCTGGCCAAGAGAGCCCCACGACTGAATGTGAACTTCTTCTTTGAAAGAGTCATGAAGCATGATCACCTAGCCAGGATCCTGCTAGTGGAGATCCCAGTCAGGAGCATCAGTTTACGGAGCTGCTATTTCAGTGACCCAGACTGGACAATGAGACCTACCCTCATCAACCTCCTCCCAGCCTACAGGCATATTCTGCAG aaatTAACTCTTGAAGTAAACAATGACCATGAACTGCTGGATGATGAGCTGCTACAGCTCATCTTATCATGCAAAAGGTTGTTTTTTCTGAAAGTCTGGGCATTTCTTAGTGTCACCTTTATGGAGAAGCTTCTGCAAAACCGTGcagaaaagaaatgcatattGACTACCATAAAG GTCAGGATTTACACAGCCCGACAAGAGACCAGTGAGGAGGATCGGCTGTTGCGTGATATTTACAAGAAGTTCAAATACCTGATTGACTCAGAGCTTAATTATTTTGTCATCACCTACCCAATGGTGTAA
- the FBXO39 gene encoding F-box only protein 39 isoform X3, which produces MEDDSDPEQSCWAGLPDVCLRHVFHWLDDRDRSRAALVCKKWSRAMYSGSLWRTRTITFNGRPSRAHTFEFETALWYVKKFGKYLEHLEIKLLNPYNAVLTRKFQVTMRGLLSHLGKCNSRLVSLSIQHLELDRVVWRSMVRAQFIKNLGTFLKRMSKHLDYLNLKGARVTLEEGCELLNSLSYLRNKSLISEVNIEDFFSLHLPIYSSTLFHQAVSKFHNLVILTFNYNCISDELLDILCKHSAHSLCTLNIKCHIHDPHGQVVWGMSWANLAKRAPRLNVNFFFERVMKHDHLARILLVEIPVRSISLRSCYFSDPDWTMRPTLINLLPAYRHILQKLTLEVNNDHELLDDELLQLILSCKRLFFLKVWAFLSVTFMEKLLQNRAEKKCILTTIKIHFQLVLC; this is translated from the exons ATGGAAGATGACAGTGACcctgagcagagctgctgggctgGTTTACCTGATGTCTGTCTGAGGCATGTCTTCCATTGGCTAGATGACAGGGACAGATCTCGGGCTGCCTTGGTCTGTAAAAAATGGAGTCGGGCCATGTACTCAGGATCCCTCTGGAGAACCAGAACCATCACATTCAATGGCCGACCATCAAGGGCACACACATTTGAATTTGAAACTGCCCTGTGGTATGTCAAGAAATTTGGCAAGTATTTGGAGCACCTTGAAATCAAGTTATTGAATCCTTACAATGCCGTCTTGACCCGAAAATTTCAAGTCACTATGAGAGGTCTTCTCTCACACTTGGGTAAATGTAACAGCCGCCTGGTATCTCTAAGCATCCAGCACCTGGAGTTAGACCGCGTGGTCTGGAGAAGCATGGTAAGGGCTCAGTTTATCAAGAACTTAGGAACCTTCCTGAAAAGAATGAGCAAACATCTTGATTATCTCAACTTAAAAGGAGCAAGAGTAACCTTGGAAGAAGGCTGCGAGCTTCTGAATTCTCTGAGCTACTTGAGAAACAAGAGCCTTATATCTGAAGTCAATATTGAAGATTTCTTTAGTCTCCACCTTCCCATCTACAGCAGTACATTGTTCCACCAAGCTGTGTCCAAGTTTCACAACCTGGTCATCCTGACTTTCAATTACAACTGCATCTCTGATGAACTGCTGGACATCCTGTGTAAGCACAGCGCTCATTCCCTCTGCACCCTGAATATCAAATGCCATATCCATGACCCTCATGGGCAAGTGGTCTGGGGGATGTCATGGGCAAACCTGGCCAAGAGAGCCCCACGACTGAATGTGAACTTCTTCTTTGAAAGAGTCATGAAGCATGATCACCTAGCCAGGATCCTGCTAGTGGAGATCCCAGTCAGGAGCATCAGTTTACGGAGCTGCTATTTCAGTGACCCAGACTGGACAATGAGACCTACCCTCATCAACCTCCTCCCAGCCTACAGGCATATTCTGCAG aaatTAACTCTTGAAGTAAACAATGACCATGAACTGCTGGATGATGAGCTGCTACAGCTCATCTTATCATGCAAAAGGTTGTTTTTTCTGAAAGTCTGGGCATTTCTTAGTGTCACCTTTATGGAGAAGCTTCTGCAAAACCGTGcagaaaagaaatgcatattGACTACCATAAAG ATCCATTTCCAGCTTGTACTTTGCTGA
- the FBXO39 gene encoding F-box only protein 39 isoform X2, which translates to MEDDSDPEQSCWAGLPDVCLRHVFHWLDDRDRSRAALVCKKWSRAMYSGSLWRTRTITFNGRPSRAHTFEFETALWYVKKFGKYLEHLEIKLLNPYNAVLTRKFQVTMRGLLSHLGKCNSRLVSLSIQHLELDRVVWRSMVRAQFIKNLGTFLKRMSKHLDYLNLKGARVTLEEGCELLNSLSYLRNKSLISEVNIEDFFSLHLPIYSSTLFHQAVSKFHNLVILTFNYNCISDELLDILCKHSAHSLCTLNIKCHIHDPHGQVVWGMSWANLAKRAPRLNVNFFFERVMKHDHLARILLVEIPVRSISLRSCYFSDPDWTMRPTLINLLPAYRHILQKLTLEVNNDHELLDDELLQLILSCKRLFFLKVWAFLSVTFMEKLLQNRAEKKCILTTIKGKNRQTVETHGYFSYGIRNLGEKPTEGDSHRDNNHAAEVSHS; encoded by the exons ATGGAAGATGACAGTGACcctgagcagagctgctgggctgGTTTACCTGATGTCTGTCTGAGGCATGTCTTCCATTGGCTAGATGACAGGGACAGATCTCGGGCTGCCTTGGTCTGTAAAAAATGGAGTCGGGCCATGTACTCAGGATCCCTCTGGAGAACCAGAACCATCACATTCAATGGCCGACCATCAAGGGCACACACATTTGAATTTGAAACTGCCCTGTGGTATGTCAAGAAATTTGGCAAGTATTTGGAGCACCTTGAAATCAAGTTATTGAATCCTTACAATGCCGTCTTGACCCGAAAATTTCAAGTCACTATGAGAGGTCTTCTCTCACACTTGGGTAAATGTAACAGCCGCCTGGTATCTCTAAGCATCCAGCACCTGGAGTTAGACCGCGTGGTCTGGAGAAGCATGGTAAGGGCTCAGTTTATCAAGAACTTAGGAACCTTCCTGAAAAGAATGAGCAAACATCTTGATTATCTCAACTTAAAAGGAGCAAGAGTAACCTTGGAAGAAGGCTGCGAGCTTCTGAATTCTCTGAGCTACTTGAGAAACAAGAGCCTTATATCTGAAGTCAATATTGAAGATTTCTTTAGTCTCCACCTTCCCATCTACAGCAGTACATTGTTCCACCAAGCTGTGTCCAAGTTTCACAACCTGGTCATCCTGACTTTCAATTACAACTGCATCTCTGATGAACTGCTGGACATCCTGTGTAAGCACAGCGCTCATTCCCTCTGCACCCTGAATATCAAATGCCATATCCATGACCCTCATGGGCAAGTGGTCTGGGGGATGTCATGGGCAAACCTGGCCAAGAGAGCCCCACGACTGAATGTGAACTTCTTCTTTGAAAGAGTCATGAAGCATGATCACCTAGCCAGGATCCTGCTAGTGGAGATCCCAGTCAGGAGCATCAGTTTACGGAGCTGCTATTTCAGTGACCCAGACTGGACAATGAGACCTACCCTCATCAACCTCCTCCCAGCCTACAGGCATATTCTGCAG aaatTAACTCTTGAAGTAAACAATGACCATGAACTGCTGGATGATGAGCTGCTACAGCTCATCTTATCATGCAAAAGGTTGTTTTTTCTGAAAGTCTGGGCATTTCTTAGTGTCACCTTTATGGAGAAGCTTCTGCAAAACCGTGcagaaaagaaatgcatattGACTACCATAAAG GGCAAAAACAGACAGACGGTTGAAACACATGGATATTTTTCATATGGGATAAGAAACCTTGGTGAAAAACCCACAGAAGGAGATTCACACAGAGACAACAACCATGCAGCTGAGGTGTCCCACTCCTAA
- the TEKT1 gene encoding tektin-1 isoform X2 codes for MARSQDLSSGTIQARSKGQRRGYTSQELTCDSVPVLHPEPFQNTMAKLLQTPPKCLPPDWHIANKMQCASTESQKSSSERVTAESQRLVDETEKTTQKTQSDVNKKIEQRLEEIKFWKQELEDKLEQIVNETEVLLTFKTRLEKALESCKEPLVIAQQCLLNRERRVGIDLVHDEVKQELVKEVEVLQGVIALLERTLEQTNEQIRLNRSAKYKLEMDLRDKFTALMIDDYCASLTNNSPDIRYANNVVKIQGNSVSLEDWIDFSNVNIEMADKQRNNSLALRALIDRILSQTVNDVRKQFETVMDETASQEKNIAALEKAITDKEGPGQVAQTRLKARTHRPNVELCCDTVQYRLISEVQEITNNIQRLKDTLAQAEAELKGLSRRQLSLEEEIQVKENTLYIDEVLCMQMRESVSINNV; via the exons ATGGCACGTAGCCAGGATTTATCATCGGGAACAATCCAGGCCAGGAGCAAGGGGCAGCGAAGAG GTTACACATCCCAAGAACTGACTTGTGACTCTGTTCCTGTATTACATCCAGAACCTTTCCAAAACACAATGGCTAAATTGTTGCAAACTCCACCCAAATGTCTTCCCCCAGACTGGCACATTGCAAACAAGATGCAGTGTGCCAGTACAGAGTCTCAGAAATCCAGTTCAGAACGTGTGACAGCTGAGAGTCAGAGGCTGGTGGATGAAACAGAAAAGACAACTCAGAAAACCCAAAGTGATGTCAACAAGAAAATAG AACAGAGACTGGAAGAAATAAAATTCTGGAAGCAAGAATTAGAGGACAAACTTGAACAGATTGTTAATGAGACAGAGGTACTATTGACTTTCAAGACCAGGCTGGAGAAAGCCTTAGAAAGTTGCAAAGAGCCACTTGTCATTGCCCAACAGTGTCTCCTGAACAG gGAGAGGCGAGTTGGGATTGACTTGGTCCATGATGAAGTGAAACAGGAACTGGTCAAGGAAGTTGAAGTTCTCCAAGGAGTTATTGCTTTGCTTGAACGCACATTGGAACAAACCAATGAGCAAATCAG ACTGAATCGTTCAGCAAAGTACAAGCTGGAAATGGATCTGAGGGACAAGTTCACAGCCTTAATGATTGATGATTACTGTGCTAGCTTGACAAACAACTCTCCTGACATCAGATATGCTAATAATGTGGTGAAAATACAAGGAAA TTCCGTGAGCCTTGAAGACTGGATagatttttcaaatgtaaatattgAAATGGCTGACAAACAGAGAAACAATTCTTTGGCTCTGAGGGCACTGATTGACCGCATCCTCTCCCAGACAGTGAATGATGTGCGCAAGCAATTTGAGACG GTGATGGATGAGACTGCCTCACAGGAGAAGAACATTGCAGCCTTAGAGAAAGCAATCACTGACAAAGAAGGACCTGGTCAAGTGGCTCAAACTCGCTTGAAGGCAAGAACCCATCGCCCCAATGTGGAACTGTGTTGTGACACAGTGCAGTACAGGCTGATTAGTGAAGTTCAAGAAATTACAAACAATATTCAGAG ATTAAAGGACACATTGGCACAGGCTGAAGCAGAGCTGAAAGGTCTGAGCCGCCGACAGCTTTCCTTGGAGGAGGAGATCCAGGTCAAGGAGAATACATTGTACATTGATGAAGTGCTCTGCATGCAAATGAGGGAATCTGTTTCCATTAACAACGTCTGA
- the TEKT1 gene encoding tektin-1 isoform X1, with the protein MARSQDLSSGTIQARSKGQRRGYTSQELTCDSVPVLHPEPFQNTMAKLLQTPPKCLPPDWHIANKMQCASTESQKSSSERVTAESQRLVDETEKTTQKTQSDVNKKIEQRLEEIKFWKQELEDKLEQIVNETEVLLTFKTRLEKALESCKEPLVIAQQCLLNRERRVGIDLVHDEVKQELVKEVEVLQGVIALLERTLEQTNEQIRLNRSAKYKLEMDLRDKFTALMIDDYCASLTNNSPDIRYANNVVKIQGNSVSLEDWIDFSNVNIEMADKQRNNSLALRALIDRILSQTVNDVRKQFETVNVAFRNRVKEVKDAKHKLEMLLAVVMDETASQEKNIAALEKAITDKEGPGQVAQTRLKARTHRPNVELCCDTVQYRLISEVQEITNNIQRLKDTLAQAEAELKGLSRRQLSLEEEIQVKENTLYIDEVLCMQMRESVSINNV; encoded by the exons ATGGCACGTAGCCAGGATTTATCATCGGGAACAATCCAGGCCAGGAGCAAGGGGCAGCGAAGAG GTTACACATCCCAAGAACTGACTTGTGACTCTGTTCCTGTATTACATCCAGAACCTTTCCAAAACACAATGGCTAAATTGTTGCAAACTCCACCCAAATGTCTTCCCCCAGACTGGCACATTGCAAACAAGATGCAGTGTGCCAGTACAGAGTCTCAGAAATCCAGTTCAGAACGTGTGACAGCTGAGAGTCAGAGGCTGGTGGATGAAACAGAAAAGACAACTCAGAAAACCCAAAGTGATGTCAACAAGAAAATAG AACAGAGACTGGAAGAAATAAAATTCTGGAAGCAAGAATTAGAGGACAAACTTGAACAGATTGTTAATGAGACAGAGGTACTATTGACTTTCAAGACCAGGCTGGAGAAAGCCTTAGAAAGTTGCAAAGAGCCACTTGTCATTGCCCAACAGTGTCTCCTGAACAG gGAGAGGCGAGTTGGGATTGACTTGGTCCATGATGAAGTGAAACAGGAACTGGTCAAGGAAGTTGAAGTTCTCCAAGGAGTTATTGCTTTGCTTGAACGCACATTGGAACAAACCAATGAGCAAATCAG ACTGAATCGTTCAGCAAAGTACAAGCTGGAAATGGATCTGAGGGACAAGTTCACAGCCTTAATGATTGATGATTACTGTGCTAGCTTGACAAACAACTCTCCTGACATCAGATATGCTAATAATGTGGTGAAAATACAAGGAAA TTCCGTGAGCCTTGAAGACTGGATagatttttcaaatgtaaatattgAAATGGCTGACAAACAGAGAAACAATTCTTTGGCTCTGAGGGCACTGATTGACCGCATCCTCTCCCAGACAGTGAATGATGTGCGCAAGCAATTTGAGACGGTGAATGTTGCTTTTAGAAATAGGGTGAAGGAGGTCAAAGATGCAAAGCACAAGCTAGAGATGCTCCTTGCAGTG GTGATGGATGAGACTGCCTCACAGGAGAAGAACATTGCAGCCTTAGAGAAAGCAATCACTGACAAAGAAGGACCTGGTCAAGTGGCTCAAACTCGCTTGAAGGCAAGAACCCATCGCCCCAATGTGGAACTGTGTTGTGACACAGTGCAGTACAGGCTGATTAGTGAAGTTCAAGAAATTACAAACAATATTCAGAG ATTAAAGGACACATTGGCACAGGCTGAAGCAGAGCTGAAAGGTCTGAGCCGCCGACAGCTTTCCTTGGAGGAGGAGATCCAGGTCAAGGAGAATACATTGTACATTGATGAAGTGCTCTGCATGCAAATGAGGGAATCTGTTTCCATTAACAACGTCTGA